The nucleotide sequence CAGGTCATTTCCTGGCCGGCTGTGCAAGCCGTGCTGCCCGTATGGGGTGTGACGCCCTTGCAGTACAGGTGTTTCAATGGGTTGCGTCAGGTTGAGTGCCTTTGTAGCGCTGACGTATAGTGGCGTTTTCAGGCGTCCGGGGCTCGCCGAGGCCGGCGCTGATTCCCGCCCTGATTCCGATCCTGATGCCTGGCTGCCTGCGGTGGCCTGGCTGAATACTACTGGAGACCTCCCGTGCCGGACGATTACCTCAGCGCTTCCTCCCATGCCATCGAAGAGGCCTGCCAGCCGATTTCCGGCTCGCGCAAGATCTACGTCACCGGCAGCCGCCCGGACCTGCGCGTGCCGATGCGGGAGATCAGCCAGCACCCGACGCTGCTGGCCGATGGCAGCCGGGAACCGAACCCGCCGCTGGCGGTGTACGACACCTCCGGCCCCTATACGGACGCAGAGGCGAAGATTGATATCCGCCAGGGGCTGCCGCCGCTGCGTGCGGCCTGGATTGCCGAGCGGGGCGACACGGAGCAGTTGGGGGGGCTGAGTTCGGAATACGGTCGCCGTCGTGAGCGCGATATCGCCACTGCCGGGCTGCGTTTTCCGCACGCCCGTACGCCACAGAAGGCCCGCGCCGGTGCCAACGTATCGCAGATGCACTATGCCCGTCGCGGCATCATTACGCCGGAAATGGAATTCATTGCCCTGCGTGAAAACCAGAACCTGGCCGCCGCCCGTGCCGCCGGGCTGCCGGTGGAGCAGCATCCGGGCCAGTCGTTCGGCGCCGCCATTCCGGCTGAGATCACGCCGGAATTCGTGCGCGACGAAGTCGCCCGTGGCCGCGCGGTGATCCCGGCCAACATCAACCATCCGGAAATCGAGCCGATGATCATCGGCCGTAATTTCCTGACCAAGATCAACGCCAATATCGGCAACTCGGCAGTGACGTCCTCCATTGAGGAAGAAGTGGCGAAGCTGACGTGGGCCACCCGCTGGGGCGGTGACACGGTGATGGATCTGTCCACTGGCGCCAACATTCATGAAACCCGCGAATGGATCCTGCGCAACTCGCCGGTGCCGATCGGCACCGTGCCGATCTATCAGGCGCTGGAGAAAGTGGGTGGCGTGGCCGAGGACCTGACTTGGGAAATCTTCCGAGACACCCTGATCGAGCAGGCCGAGCAGGGCGTGGACTATTTCACCATCCACGCCGGTGTGCTGTTGCGCTATGTGCCGATGACGGCGAAGCGGATTACCGGCATCGTGTCCCGCGGTGGCTCAATCCTGGCCAAATGGTGCCTGGCGCACCATAAAGAGAATTTTCTCTACACCCATTTCGAAGACATCTGCGAGATCATGAAGGCCTACGATGTGACCTTCAGTCTCGGCGATGGCCTGCGCCCCGGCTGTATTGCTGACGCCAACGACGAAGCGCAGTTCAGCGAACTGCGCACGCTCGGGGAACTGACCAAGATTGCCTGGAAACACGACGTGCAGGTGATGATCGAAGGCCCGGGCCATGTGCCGATGCACATGATCAAGGCGAACATGGAAGAGCAGCTCAAATGGTGCGATGAAGCGCCGTTCTACACCCTGGGGCCGCTGATCACCGATATTTCCCCGGGCTACGATCATCTCTCCAGCGCCATCGGCGCGGCCATGATCGGCTGGTACGGCACCGCCATGCTCTGCTATGTCACGCCGAAAGAACACCTGGGCCTGCCCAACCGTGACGACGTGAAAGAAGGCATTATCGCCTACAAGATTGCCGCCCATGCGTCCGACCTGGCCAAGGGGCACCCGGGCGCGCAATTGCGCGACAACGCCTTGTCGAAGGCGCGCTTCGAGTTCCGTTGGGAAGACCAGTTCAACCTGTCACTGGATCCGGACCGTGCACGGGCCTTCCATGATGAAACCATGCCGAAGCAGGCGCACAAGGTGGCACACTTCTGTTCCATGTGCGGGCCGAAGTTCTGCTCCATGAAAATCACCCAGGAAGTGCGGGACTATGCCGCTGCGCAAGAGACGGCGGCGGCACAGGACAGCGAGGCCGGCATGCAGCAGAAAGCAGCAGAATTCCGCGAGACGGGGTCGCAGCTCTACCATGAGGCCAAATCGTGACGCAGCGCCCGTCGTTCAGCCGAAGCGACGTCGACATCATTGAACGGGAAAGCCCTTACGAGGGCTTTTTCCGTCTGGATCGTCTGCGTCTGCGCCATCGGTTATTCAATGGCGGCTGGAGCCGTGAACTGACCCGCGAACTGTTTGTGCGTACCGAAGCGGTGGCGGTCTTGCCGTGGGATCCGGTGCGCGATGAAATCCTGCTGGTGGAACAGTTCCGCGTCGGCGCGCTGGACTTTCGTGACTCGCCCTGGTGCCTGGAACTGATTGCCGGCATCAAGGACAAGGACGATGAATCGCTGGAGGATCTGGTGCGCCGCGAGGCGCAGGAAGAGGCGGGCATCAGCCTGGGTGAGCTGATCAGGTTGCCGGGCTACCTGGCCAGCCCCGGCGGCAGCAACGAACGGCTGAGCCTGTTCTTTGCGGTGACAGACCTGAGCGGGGCCGGTGGCGTTCACGGCCAGCCGGACGAAGGCGAGGATATCCGCGTGCTCACCGTGCCGATGGCGGAGGTCCCCGCGCTGATCGATGCCGGCCAGCTCGACAACGCCCCGTGCCTGGTCGCGCTGCACTGGCTGATGTTGCATCATCAGCGGCTGCGGGGGCAGTATGCCCGCTGACCCGAACGGAGCCCCTGCCCATGCGGAGAACAGTGTGAGCACGGTCAGACCCCCAGTCGACCGTGGTGACCGGGACGACCTGGCGCAGCGACAGCGATACCGCGTCGACCTGCGCGAGATGATGACCCAGTGCGAAGCCAACTATGGCCAGTTGATGCGTCTGATGCGCCTGCTGGGCGATGACGACCAGGCGCATCTGTCGCTGCCGCACGGCAACCAGGCCTCCAGGCGGCTGGTGCTGCGCGTGCTGGAGCGCTGCCGCTACACCACCATGCTGGAGCTGGAGCAGGAAACCCTGCACAGCCTGTTGCCGGGCCCGGCCCTGACCGTGCGCCTGTACCACGATGCACGCAGCGCCGAGGTCACCGCCGCACGTCCCTACCGCCGTGTACAGGCCCGCCACGACTATCCCAACACCGACATGCACCAGCGCGACGAAAAGCTGCAATGGAACCGCTTCCTGGCCGAATGGCTGCGTCATCTGGTGGAACATGGCGGCGTGGCCCGCAGCGCCTGGGCGGGACAACCTTCCGGTGCGTGAAAATGCGCGCGGGCACGCAGTTTCTGCGTGCGCCAATTCACTTCATGGCAGTGTGCGCCCTTCGCTAGAAATCAGCGCGGTCTTTGGTTTATAAGTGATGCTTCGGGCTGCGACCACGCAGCCTACTGGTCGTCCTGCGACGCTTCCGGGGGGGAGCGTGCGACTGGCGCGGGTTTCACTGCGCCGGAGAACAACAGGCACACGCAGCCAGCAGTGACATTGCCAGAACGAAAACGCCGGGAGGGAGCGGGGACTTGAGCCAGTTGGCCTATCATCATCCTCTGCGCGTGGTGCAGTTATCCGACTGCCACCTGTTCGCGGAGGAATCAGGGAAGTTGCTCGGGCTGGAAACGCAATTCAGCCTGGACCGGGTGCTTGAACTCATTCGCGCCGAGCAGCCCCGTATCGATCTGATACTGGCGACCGGCGACCTGTCCCAGGACGCCTCGCAGGCGTCCTACGAGCGTCTGCAGCGCGCCCTGGCCGGCTTCAACACGCCAACCTACTGGCTGGAAGGCAATCACGACAAACCCGCGCCCATGCTTGCCGCGCTGCAGGCGGATCGCTCCCAGGTCAGCCCCTGCGTGGCCGAGTTCGGGGCCTGGACCTTCGTGCTGCTGGATTCCACCATCCCTGGCGAAGTGCCGGGCGAACTGTATGAAGACGACCTCGCCTTCCTGGAGCGGGCGCTGGCCGGGGCGCGTACCGAGCATGTCATGATCTGCCTGCACCACCATCCGGTGCCGATGGGCTGTGCCTGGCTGGATACCCAGGTGGTGGCCAGTGCAGGGCGGTTCTTCGAGGTCATCGACCGCCATCCGAACGTGCGTGCCGTGATCTGGGGGCATGTGCATCAGGAGTTCAGCGGCGAGCGCCACGGGGTGAAGCTGTTTGCGGTGCCTTCCACCTGCGTGCAGTTCAAGCCGGGCAGCGATGATTTCGCCGTGGATGATACCGCGCCGGGTTACCGATGGTTCGACCTGCACGCCGACGGGCGCATTGAGACGGCGGTCTCGCGCGTGGAAGGGGTCGAGTTCGAGGTGGATCTTTCCGTCAAGGGGTACTGAGGCGCACCGCGCAGGCCGGGTTCCGCATTCGCTCTACCCGTCCTGCGGCCCGCCCCGGGGGCGTGGTACCATCGGTCGATTCCCTGACTGGCCTGGGCATGATGACTTCCGATCAGACCTCACTGGTGTATATCCACGGCTTCAACAGCTCGCCGGATTCCTGGAAGGCGCAACAGCTGGTGCGCTGGTTCAGTGAGCGCGGCGCGGCGGCGCGGCTGCATGTGCCGGCGTTGCCGCCGGAGCCGCGCCGGGCCATGGCTGTACTGGAGAGTACGCTGGCCGGAGCCGGCCCGGTGGCGTTGCTGGGCTCCTCCCTGGGCGGCTTCTATGCCACCTGGCTGGCGGCGCACCACGACCTGCGCGCAGTGCTCATCAACCCGGCCGTGCGGCCGTGGGATCTGCTGCAGGCGCATGTGGGTGAGGTGGCGCACTACCATACTGGCGAGCGTTATCACTTCGACGCCGAATGGGTCAGCCAGCTGCGCCATTACGATGCCGGGGATATCGCCCGGCCTGAACAACTGCTGGTGCTGTTGCAGACCGGCGACGATACCCTGGACTGGCGCGATGCCTGGGAGCTGTATGCCGACTGCCACCTGTACCGTGGCCTGGGTGGCAGCCACGGCTTTGATGACTTCGATGCCTTTATTCCGCTAGTGTTGCGTTTCTGCGGCATCAGCCTGTGAGTGGCGTGGCCTCGCCTCGTCACGAAGGACAGTTTCACGAAGGACAGCAATGAGCAATAACTACACTGCCGAGAATATCGAGGTCCTCAGCGGCCTCGACCCGGTGCGCAAGCGCCCGGGCATGTACACCGATACCTCCCGCCCGAACCACCTTGCCCAGGAAGTGATCGACAACAGTGTTGACGAAGCACTGGCCGGCCATGCGCGCCGCGTGCGCGTCGTGCTGTACAAGGATGGCTCGGTGTCAGTCGAGGATGATGGCCGCGGCATGCCGGTGGACATGCATCCGCAGATGAAGATGCCCGGCATCGAGGTGATCCTCACCACGCTGCACTCCGGTGGCAAGTTCTCCAACAACAACTACCAGTTCTCCGGCGGCCTGCACGGTGTGGGTGTGTCGGTGGTGAACGCGCTGTCGAAAAAACTGGAAGTGCAGGTGCGCCGCGATGGCCAGGTACACCGCATGACCTTCGCCGACGGCCACAAGACCTCCGACCTGGAAGTGATCGACACTGTCGGCAAGCGCAACACCGGCACGCAACTGCGTTTCTGGCCGGACGAAAAGTACTTCGACTCGCCCAAAATTTCCGTGCCACGGCTGCGCCACCTGTTGCGCGCCAAGGCGGTCTTGTGTCCCGGCCTGGAAGTCATCCTGGAAGATGAAAACAGCGGCGAGACAGAAACCTGGCAATACGCCGACGGCCTGGTGGAATACCTGGACGATGCGACGCGGGGCTGGGAGAAAATCCCGTCGGCACCCTTCACCGGCGCCATGCACGGCAACACCGAAGTGGTGGACTGGGCCGTGGTGTGGATGCCGGAAGGTGGCGAGCTGGTCACTGAATCCTATGTGAACCTGATTCCCACCGCGCAGGGCGGCACGCACGTTAACGGCCTGCGCGCCGGGCTGCTGGACGCCATGCGCGAATACTGCGAATTCCGCAACCTGTTGCCGCGTGGCGTGAAGCTTTCTCCGGAAGATATCTGGGACCGTGCCAGCTACGTGCTCAGCGTCAAGATGCAGGACCCTCAGTTCGCCGGCCAGACCAAGGAACGCCTGAGTTCACGTGCCACGGCAGCGTTCGTCTCCGGTGTGGTCAAGGATGCCTTCAGTCTGTGGCTGAACCAGCACACGGACGAAGCCGGTCAGCTGGCCGAGCTGTGTATCAATAACGCACAGAAACGGCTGCGCGCGGCGAAGAAAGTCGCGCGCAAGAAAATCACCAGCGGCCCGGCATTGCCCGGCAAGCTGGCGGACTGCGCCAGCGATGATCCGGCGCGGACGGAAATCTTCCTGGTGGAAGGGGATTCTGCCGGCGGCTCCGCCAAGCAGGCGCGCAGCCGTGAGTTCCAGGCGATCATGCCGTTGCGCGGCAAGATCCTGAATTCCTGGGAAGTGGAGTCCACCGAAGTGCTGGGCTCGCAGGAAATCCACGACATTGCTGTGGCGCTGGGCATCGAGCCGGGTCTGGATGATCTGTCCGGCCTGCGGTACGGCAAGGTCTGCATCCTCGCGGATGCGGACTCCGATGGCCTGCATATCGCGACGCTGCTGTGCGCGCTGTTCGTGCAGCATTTCCCGTCACTGGTGCGCGAAGGGCATGTGTTCGTGGCGATGCCGCCGCTGTTCCGGATCGATATCGGCAAGGACGTCTACTACGCGCTCGATAACGAAGAGAAGCAGGGCATTCTGGACCGCATCGCGGCGGAGAAAAAGAAAGGCAAGGTGCAGGTTACCCGCTTCAAGGGCCTGGGTGAAATGAACCCGCTGCAACTGCGCGAGACCACCATGGCCCCGGATACCCGCCGGCTGGTGCAACTGTCGATCACGGGCGATGACGACACACACCAGATCATGGACATGCTGCTGTCGAAGAAACGCGCGGGCGACCGCAAGGATTGGCTGGAAACCAAGGGTAATCTGGCCGAGATTTGAAAAAGCGTCGGACGTCCGACGTCCGACGTCCGACGCTTTAAAGAAACTGCCGAAAAGTGATGCCGTGAAGGCGTCTGAGAGTGACCAAGATGGCTGACGATTTCGAAAAGATTTCCATGCGCGACTATACCGAGAAGGCGTACCTGGATTATTCCATGTACGTGATTCTCGACCGCGCGCTCCCGCACATCGGCGATGGCCTGAAGCCGGTGCAGCGCCGCATCGTCTATGCGATGAGCGAGCTGGGGCTGAAGAACACCGCCAAGTACAAGAAGTCCGCGCGTACCGTCGGTGATGTACTGGGTAAATACCACCCGCACGGCGACTCGGCCTGCTACGAAGCCATGGTGCTGATGGCGCAGCCGTTCAGCTACCGCTATCCGCTGGTGGATGGCCAGGGCAACTGGGGCTCGCCGGACGATCCGAAATCCTTCGCGGCCATGCGCTATACCGAATCCCGGCTGGCGCCCTATGCCGAGGTGCTGCTGTCCGAGCTGGGCCAGGGCACGGTGGAATGGGTGCCGAACTTCGACGGTACGCTGGATGAGCCGAAGCTGCTGCCGGCGCGTTTGCCGAACGTGCTGCTTAACGGCACCACCGGCATCGCGGTGGGCATGAGCACGGATATTCCGCCGCACAACCTGCGCGAAGTGACCAGCGCCTGTATTCATCTGCTGAAAGACCCGGGCGCCTCGCTGGATGACCTGATGGAATTCATCCAGGGGCCGGATTTCCCCACCGAGGCGGAAATCATTACCCCGCGCAACGACATCATCCGCATGTATGCGGAAGGGAAAGGCAGCATCAAACAGCGTGCTGTATGGGAGCGCGAGGAAGGCGACATCGTTATCACCGCGCTGCCGTACCAGGTGTCCGGCGCCAAGGTGCTGGAGCAGATCGCCGACCAGATGCAGAAGAAAAAGCTGCCGATGGTGAGCGACCTGCGCGATGAGTCGGATCACGAGAACCCGACCCGCCTGATCATTACGCCGCGCTCGAACCGGATCGATGTCGAGCAACTGATGGGCCACTTGTTTGCCACCACCGATCTGGAAAAGAACTACCGCGTCAACCTGAACATGATCGGCATCGACGGCCGCCCACGGGTGAAGTCGCTGGATACCATTCTCAACGAATGGCTCCAGTTCCGCATGATCACCGTGCGCCGTCGCCTGCAATTCCGGCTGGAAAAGGTCGAGGACCGGCTGCATATTCTCGAAGGCCTGCTGGTGGCGTTCCTGAATATCGACGAAGTGATCCGCATCATCCGCTTTGAAGACGAGCCCAAGCCGGTACTGATGGAGCGCTTCGGCATCAGTGACCGTCAGGCTGAAGCCATTCTCGAGTTGAAGCTGCGTCATCTTGCCAAGCTTGAGGAAATGAAGATCCGTGGCGAGCAGGACGAGCTGTCGAAAGAGCGTGACTGGCTGAACGAAACCCTGGGTTCCATGGCGAAGATGAAGAACCTGGTGGCCAGGGAACTGAAAGAAGACGCCGAGAAATTTGGCGACGACCGCCGTTCACCGCTGGTGCGGCGCGAAGAAGCCAGGGCGCTGGATGAAACCGAACTGATGACGGCAGACGCCATCACCGTCGTGCTGTCGGAAAAAGGCTGGGTGCGTGCCGCCAAGGGCCATGACGTGGACCCGACCTCGCTGAGCTACAAGACCGGGGACAGCTTCCTGTCCGCCGCGCTGGGCAAATCCAACCAGCCTGCCTGTTTCCTCGACAGCACCGGGCGCAGTTATTCACTGCCGTCCCACACGCTGCCCTCTGCGCGGGGGCAGGGGGAGCCTCTGTCCGGCCGCCTTAGCCCGCCCAGCGGCGCACACTTCGTTGCCGCCCTGATGGGGCAGGACAAGGAAGCCTGGCTGCTGGCGACGGATGCAGGGTACGGCTTTATCGCCCGTCTGGGGGACCTGCAGGCAAACAAAAAGGGTGGCAAGACCGTGCTGACCGTGCCGAAAGGCAGCCGTGTCCTGCATCCGCAGGCGGTGACTGACATGGAACAGGCGCTGATCGCCGTGCTGTCCAACGAAGGGCGGCTGCTGGTGTTCCCGGCAAAAGAGTTGCCGGAAATGCCGCGTGGCAAAGGCAACAAGATGATGTCGATTCCCTCGGCGCGGGTACAGGACCGGGTGGAGTTTGTGCAGGCGGTCCAGGTGCTGTCGCCGGAAGATACGCTGACCATCCATGCCGGCCGCCGTCACCTTAACCTGAAATCATCTGATCTGGAGCATTACTTCGGGGAGCGTGGTCGCCGTGGCGCGAAGCTGCCGCGCGGGTTCCAGAACGTTGACAGTATGGCGATCGAGAAGAAGTAAAACGGCAGATTGTCGGGGCATAAAAAACGCGGGCACGAAGCCCGCGTTTTTTTTGGCGACAGCTCAGTATTTGTAGGTGAACTGGGCAGAGACGCCGTGTGCTTCCGTTTCATAAGTGGCCGCATAGCCAGGCCGCAGGTTTTCCGTCGGCTGATTGACGTCCGCCTCGCTCTCGCGCAGGTAGGCGTAGGCCACATCGACGGTCAGGTGCCGTGTCGGCGACCAGCCTGCGCCCAGCGATACCACCTTGCGGTTACCGTACGGCGTGCGCACGCTGCGGAACTCGTTGGTGGCCGGCGCTTCATCCAGTGCGACACCGGCGCGCAGTACCCAGTTCGGATTGACCTGGTAGGCGGCACCCACTGCATAAGCCCAGGTGTTGCGCCACTGCACTTCTTCATTCAACTGCTCCAGCGCGCCCACAGCGCCACTGTTGTTGATCACGATGCGGTCCAGGCGATCCCAGCGGGTCCACACGGCACCACCGTGCAGGGTCCACTGATCTGTCAGGCGATGGGTGACAGAAAATTCAGCCGTTTCCGGTGCCGTGAAATCCAGCTTTCCGCGATAGTCGCCGTTGATCAGACCCAGGCCAGCACCTGCCGGGGGCAGATCCCGCGCCTTGGTTTCGCCGCGCAGCTCGAAATCGGTTTTGGAGCGATAGGTCAGGCCAACCGTGGTGTTGTCGGTCACGTCGGCGATAACGCCGATGTTGTAGCCGACGCCGTAGTCGTGGCCGGAACTTTCCACTTCCGCATCACCGCCGCCGAGCAGGGTGGTATCGAGGTTGAAGCCGAGCGTGCCATCGATGCGGCTGATGGTCGGGCCCGCGCCGACGGAGACGCGATCATTGATGCGGTAGCTCAGCGTCGGTTGCACGGTCACCACCTGAATTTGGGTGGTGGTGCCCTTGTAGCGGCCCTGGAAAGTACTTTCGTAGTCGGCATCGCCACCGAACGGCGCGTAAAGTCCGATACCGAAGTGCCAGTCATCATTCAGCGGGTTGACGTAGTAACCGAACGGAATGGTCTTGAACGGGACCATGTCGCCCTTGTTGGTGCCTGTCGCGGCGCCACTCGCATCCTTAATGTCGATATTGGCGTCAATAAAGGCGAAACCGCCGCTGGCCTGCGCCGTGAGCCGCGACATGCCGGCCGGGTTGCCAAACACGGTGCTGGCATCCAGCGCGGAAGACGCGCGGCCGGCGTAGGCGGTACCCATGCCGCTGGCGCTTTGTTCGTTGAGCGACAGGCCACCGGCCATGGCCGGTGCGCTGAGCGCGGTGGCGATGGCGGCGGAGATCGCTGTAACCGTGGGTAGCGAGAAAATTCTTGTCATCGGTATTGTCCTGATAGCTTCCGAGAGCGGGAGAGCCCGCGATGTGGGTTTTCTGACGCAATGCGAAATACAGGGGACATCCTGTACCGGTCTTCTTCCGTGGCAGCGTGGCCCGAACTCCGCAGAGTCGTGATGCCGTACTGTGACGTGCTGGTCCGCGTACAACGGGGCAGAAATCCGTTGTGGCGGAGGCATGCGGCGAGTGTTCCACCCTGGCCCGAGCAGTGCTGGTGAAACGCGGCAATTGTACCTTTCTGAAACCGTATGTCAGCGTCCATTGCTGAAAAATCTCCGCGTAATTTGCGCGGACTAATCGGTCACTGCCGATGCGGCCTGCAGCATGCACTGAGTGTCACTCTACTATGCGGCATGACGTGTCGGTCATAGGGGGAAAGTGCAAATTTACACTTTTTACCAAGTGAACTTTTATCTATACGGTTGTGCAAAGGCGACAGAAAAAAGTGAAGGGCAGAGCGTCGACATGTGAGGAACGTATTTTCAACTCAAAGAAAACAGGGTGTGCTTTACGCAAGTGCTGCCACTTCGCTGTCCGTGAGCGCGCGGAACATCGCCGGTGACAGATCGGCCTCCAGTGTCAGTGGCCCGATTGCTTCCCGATGCAGTGCAACGACACGATTGCCCACCGCTGCCAGCATGCGCTTGACCTGGTGGTAGCGCCCTTCGGTGAGGGTGAGCAGCAAAACGGTGTCGTCGATCATTTCGGCCAGTGCAGGGCGTGTCGGTGTCGGGTCGTCGTGCAGTACGACACCGTCGCGCAGTTGCTGCAGTGCGTGTTCGTTCAGCGGCGCCGCGAGCGTGGCACGATAGCGCTTCGGGCAATGGGTGCGCGGCGAGGTAATGCGGTGTGACCACTGGCCGTCGGTGGTGAGCAGCAGCAGGCCGGTGGTGTCGATATCCAGGCGGCCGACGATGCGCAGGTCGCGACGTTGATCCGGCGGCAGCAGCGTGAGGACGGAGGCATGCTGTGGATCATCCGTGGAGCAGACCACGCCGGCGGGTTTGTGCAGCATCAGATATCGCTCGCCGGGCAGGCGCACGAGCTCGCCGTGCAGGCGCACGGATTCGCCTCGCAGCAGGTGGCCGGATTTTGGCCGGGCGATGCCTTCGACGGTCACGGCGCCGCTGCTGATGAGCTGTTTCACCTGTTTGCGGCTGAGGCCGGTGGCGTGGGCGAGAAAATAATCAAGGCGCATGGGGGGCATTATAGCGAGCGCAGCAGGGAAACCACGACTGCGCGGCCTTCAGGAAAAAGCAGTAACAGCGCGCCAAGCAGGTTCAGGGCCACCATGCCCCAGAACAGGCGCTGGAAGGAGGCCTTGCGCGATTTGTGCCGCAGCAGTTTTTGCGCCAGCAGGGCACCGGGCCAGCCGCCGAGCAGGGCGAGCAGTTGCAGGTGTTTTTCCGGTGTGCGCCAGCCGCCCTGGCGGGCGGCATGTTTGTCGCGGGCGTAGAGCAGAAAGCACAACAGGCTGCTGGCGCCATACAGCATGGCGATCAGCAGGCCGCGATCCAGTCGCGGTGAAAAGTGCAGTGTCCATGCACTGCCCAGTGCCGCCAGCACCAGCAGTGAAAGCAGCGTCACGCTGGTGACGGCGGGCCACAGGGGTGGTTCGCGGCGGGTCTGGTTCATCCGGTATCCGTGCATTGGGAGTTGGGCGTCATGCTGCCCCGGTTCGATCGAGTGAGCAATGCACGGCGGCCAGTTGGGCCAATCGTGCTGGTCCGTCTTGCCGCGATGAGTGCATTCTCATACTGTTTTCGCCCATGACGACTGCAGAAACTGCCGTGGCCCAGTTGGCCACCCCTCCACGCAGCGGCCGCATCACTACGCCGCAGGGTATCGAACTCTTTTATGACGAGCGCGGGCCGGTCGACGGTACGCCGCTGCTGTTCATCATGGGGCTGTCGGCCCAGATGGTGTTCTGGCCGGCGCCACTATTGGACCAGCTTGCGGCGCAGGGCTTCCGGGTGATCCGGTTCGATAACCGGGATGTCGGCCTGTCCACGCACCTGCGCGCGCCGATCCGGCATTCACCGCTGGCGGCTATTGCCCGCTCCATGCTGGGCCTGAAACTGACCGTGCCGTACACGTTGCACGATATGGTGGACGACACCTGCGCCCTGCTGGATGCCCTGGGTATCGACAGGGCACACCTGATCGGCGCGTCCATGGGCGGCATGATCGGCCAGCTGATGGCGGCCACGCGGCCGGAGCGGGTGCTCAGCCTGACCTCGATCATGTCCGGCACCAACAGCCGCTGGCTGCCGCCGCCGAAACCGGCCGCGCTGAAAGGGCTGGTGGCGCCGCGCGTGCGTATCGAAAACCGTGAGCAGTACATCGAGTTCGGGCGGCAGATGATGCGTACCATCGGCGGCCGGCTGCCGCAGGGCGATGCGCTGATGGAGCAGATGTTCGGCGAGAGCTGGGAGCGGGGCCTGCACCCGCGCGGTATCCGCCAGCAGTTCATGGCGATCCTGGCCACCGGCGACCTGACCCGCTATGTGAAGAAGATTCGCTGCCCTGTGACGGTGATCCACGGCAGTGTCGA is from Isoalcanivorax pacificus W11-5 and encodes:
- the parC gene encoding DNA topoisomerase IV subunit A — translated: MADDFEKISMRDYTEKAYLDYSMYVILDRALPHIGDGLKPVQRRIVYAMSELGLKNTAKYKKSARTVGDVLGKYHPHGDSACYEAMVLMAQPFSYRYPLVDGQGNWGSPDDPKSFAAMRYTESRLAPYAEVLLSELGQGTVEWVPNFDGTLDEPKLLPARLPNVLLNGTTGIAVGMSTDIPPHNLREVTSACIHLLKDPGASLDDLMEFIQGPDFPTEAEIITPRNDIIRMYAEGKGSIKQRAVWEREEGDIVITALPYQVSGAKVLEQIADQMQKKKLPMVSDLRDESDHENPTRLIITPRSNRIDVEQLMGHLFATTDLEKNYRVNLNMIGIDGRPRVKSLDTILNEWLQFRMITVRRRLQFRLEKVEDRLHILEGLLVAFLNIDEVIRIIRFEDEPKPVLMERFGISDRQAEAILELKLRHLAKLEEMKIRGEQDELSKERDWLNETLGSMAKMKNLVARELKEDAEKFGDDRRSPLVRREEARALDETELMTADAITVVLSEKGWVRAAKGHDVDPTSLSYKTGDSFLSAALGKSNQPACFLDSTGRSYSLPSHTLPSARGQGEPLSGRLSPPSGAHFVAALMGQDKEAWLLATDAGYGFIARLGDLQANKKGGKTVLTVPKGSRVLHPQAVTDMEQALIAVLSNEGRLLVFPAKELPEMPRGKGNKMMSIPSARVQDRVEFVQAVQVLSPEDTLTIHAGRRHLNLKSSDLEHYFGERGRRGAKLPRGFQNVDSMAIEKK
- a CDS encoding OmpP1/FadL family transporter; the encoded protein is MTRIFSLPTVTAISAAIATALSAPAMAGGLSLNEQSASGMGTAYAGRASSALDASTVFGNPAGMSRLTAQASGGFAFIDANIDIKDASGAATGTNKGDMVPFKTIPFGYYVNPLNDDWHFGIGLYAPFGGDADYESTFQGRYKGTTTQIQVVTVQPTLSYRINDRVSVGAGPTISRIDGTLGFNLDTTLLGGGDAEVESSGHDYGVGYNIGVIADVTDNTTVGLTYRSKTDFELRGETKARDLPPAGAGLGLINGDYRGKLDFTAPETAEFSVTHRLTDQWTLHGGAVWTRWDRLDRIVINNSGAVGALEQLNEEVQWRNTWAYAVGAAYQVNPNWVLRAGVALDEAPATNEFRSVRTPYGNRKVVSLGAGWSPTRHLTVDVAYAYLRESEADVNQPTENLRPGYAATYETEAHGVSAQFTYKY
- a CDS encoding pseudouridine synthase → MRLDYFLAHATGLSRKQVKQLISSGAVTVEGIARPKSGHLLRGESVRLHGELVRLPGERYLMLHKPAGVVCSTDDPQHASVLTLLPPDQRRDLRIVGRLDIDTTGLLLLTTDGQWSHRITSPRTHCPKRYRATLAAPLNEHALQQLRDGVVLHDDPTPTRPALAEMIDDTVLLLTLTEGRYHQVKRMLAAVGNRVVALHREAIGPLTLEADLSPAMFRALTDSEVAALA
- a CDS encoding DUF1294 domain-containing protein, giving the protein MNQTRREPPLWPAVTSVTLLSLLVLAALGSAWTLHFSPRLDRGLLIAMLYGASSLLCFLLYARDKHAARQGGWRTPEKHLQLLALLGGWPGALLAQKLLRHKSRKASFQRLFWGMVALNLLGALLLLFPEGRAVVVSLLRSL
- a CDS encoding alpha/beta fold hydrolase, translating into MTTAETAVAQLATPPRSGRITTPQGIELFYDERGPVDGTPLLFIMGLSAQMVFWPAPLLDQLAAQGFRVIRFDNRDVGLSTHLRAPIRHSPLAAIARSMLGLKLTVPYTLHDMVDDTCALLDALGIDRAHLIGASMGGMIGQLMAATRPERVLSLTSIMSGTNSRWLPPPKPAALKGLVAPRVRIENREQYIEFGRQMMRTIGGRLPQGDALMEQMFGESWERGLHPRGIRQQFMAILATGDLTRYVKKIRCPVTVIHGSVDPLIRPAGGRASARHIPGAKLVMIPNMGHDMPESLLPRIAQLIEETARRA